In a genomic window of Caloenas nicobarica isolate bCalNic1 chromosome 1, bCalNic1.hap1, whole genome shotgun sequence:
- the L3MBTL2 gene encoding lethal(3)malignant brain tumor-like protein 2 isoform X2: MEQAGGELVSTLCHKTSSLEQMEEEGDDDEEDDDLDIFGGYDSFRGYNSSLGSDSSSCLDESSDDEMADREAGELPTSPVHQLSTGRLTEDSGSEPAVCEMCGIVGTREAFFSKTKRFCSVSCSRSYSSNSKKASILARLQGKPPTKKAKVLHKAAWSAKIGAFLHSQGTGQLADGTLTGQDALVLGFDWGKYLQEHGFKAAPVSCFKHVPLFDQWDDVVKGMKVEVLNSDAVLPSRVYWIASVIQTVGYRALLRYEGFENDASHDFWCNLGTVDIHPIGWCAINSKILVPPQTIHAKYTDWRSYLMKKLVGARTIPVDFHIKMAESMKYPFRQGMRVEVVDKNHVSRTRMAVVDTVIGGRLRLLYEDGDSDDDFWCHMWSPLIHPVGWSRRVGHSMKKTEEKRSDMANHPTFRKIYCDAIPYLFKKVRAVYAEGGWFEEGMKLEAIDPLNLGNICVATVCQVLLDGYLMISIDGATSADGSDWFCYHASSHAIFPVNFCQKNSIDLTPPKGQDAKTFDWESYLEKTKSRPVPARLFNTDCPNHGFKAGMKVEAVDLMEPRLICVATVKRVVHRLLSIHFDGWDNEYDQWVDCESPDIYPVGWCELTGYQLQPPVVPEPTTPVKAKEVPKRKKKPYGKKRKKLPAKTRSIKQTVKKPAAPKTKREVKAASKALPEPAPDEIIAVQVKEETIDPSIEEYEATELPVPISSIKQEVTD; encoded by the exons ATGGAGCAGGCCGGGGGGGAG ttggtgTCTACCCTCTGCCACAAAACTTCATCTTTGGAGCAaatggaggaggaaggtgatGACGATGAGGAGGATGATGACTTGGACATCTTTGGGGGTTATGACAGCTTCCGGGGCTACAACAGCAGCTTGGGCAGTGACAGCAGCTCCTGTCTGGATGAGTCCAGTGATGATGAGATGGCAGACCGGGAAGCTGGAGAGCTTCCGACCTCTCCTGTGCACCAGCTGTCCACAGGCCGGCTCACAGAGGACAGTGGCTCTGAGCCAG CTGTATGCGAGATGTGTGGGATTGTAGGCACCAGGGAGGCTTTCTTCTCCAAGACCAAACGTTTCTGCAGCGTCTCCTGCTCCAGAAGCTACTCCTCAAACTCCAAGAAGGCCAGCATCCTGGCCAGACTGCAG GGGAAGCCACCAACAAAGAAAGCTAAAGTTCTGCACAAGGCAGCTTGGTCGGCCAAGATCGGGGCCTTCCTCCATTCACAGGGCACGGGGCAGCTGGCAGATGGGACACTGACAGGCCAGGATG CACTCGTCCTGGGCTTTGACTGGGGAAAGTATCTGCAGGAGCACGGCTTCAAGGCAGCTCCTGTCAGCTGCTTCAAACAC GTGCCACTCTTCGATCAATGGGATGATGTTGTGAAAGGTATGAAAGTGGAAGTGCTGAACAGTGATGCTGTGCTCCCCAGCCGCGTGTACTGGATTGCATCCGTCATCCAGACTGTAG GGTACAGGGCTCTTCTGCGATACGAGGGCTTTGAGAATGATGCCAGCCACGACTTCTGGTGCAATTTGGGCACAGTGGATATTCACCCCATTGGCTGGTGTGCCATCAACAGCAAAATCCTGGTACCACCACAAA CGATCCATGCCAAGTACACTGACTGGAGAAGTTACCTCATGAAAAAACTGGTGGGAGCCAGGACCATCCCAGTGGATTTCCACATCAAG ATGGCCGAGAGCATGAAGTACCCATTCCGGCAGGGCATGCGGGTGGAGGTGGTGGATAAGAACCATGTGTCCCGGACACGCATGGCAGTGGTGGACACGGTGATTGGGGGCAGACTGAGACTTCTATATGAAGATGGAGACAGCGATGATGACTTCTGGTGCCACATGTGGAGTCCCCTCATCCATCCTGTGGGCTGGTCACGGAGAGTGGGCCACAGCATGAAGAAGACAG aagaaaaacgcAGTGACATGGCAAACCACCCCACATTCCGGAAGATTTACTGTGACGCTATCCCCTATTTGTTTAAGAAG GTACGAGCTGTCTATGCTGAAGGTGGATGGTTTGAGGAAGGCATGAAACTGGAGGCCATTGACCCCCTGAATCTGGGCAACATTTGTGTGGCTACTGTTTGCCAG GTCCTCTTGGATGGGTATCTCATGATCAGCATTGATGGAGCCACATCTGCTGATGGCTCTGACTGGTTCTGCTATCATGCCTCCTCGCATGCCATCTTCCCTGTCAACTTCTGTCAGAAGAACAGTATTGATCTGACTCCTCCAAAAG GGCAAGATGCAAAGACCTTCGACTGGGAAAGTTACCTGGAAAAGACTAAATCGAGACCTGTTCCAGCACGGCTCTTCAACACA GACTGCCCAAACCATGGCTTCAAGGCAGGCATGAAGGTGGAAGCAGTGGACCTGATGGAGCCTCGTCTCATCTGTGTGGCCACAGTGAAGCGTGTAGTTCACCGTCTCCTTAGCATCCATTTTGATGGCTGGGACAACGAGTATGACCAGTGGGTGGACTGCGAGTCTCCAGACATTTATCCTGTGGGGTGGTGTGAGCTGACAGGCTACCAGCTTCAACCACCTGTTGTTCCAG AGCCCACAACTCCAGTGAAGGCCAAGGAGGTGcccaagaggaagaagaaacccTATGGAAAGAAGA gaaaaaaattacctgcCAAAACCCGCAGCATCAAGCAGACTGTCAAGAAGCCTGCCGCCCCGAAGACAAAACGAGAAGTGAAAGCTGCCAGCAAGGCTTTGCCAGAGCCAGCACCTGATGAGA TCATTGCCGTGCAGGTGAAAGAAGAAACCATTGACCCCTCAATAGAAGAGTATGAAGCCACAGAGCTTCCTGTTCCCATCAGCAGCATAAAGCAGGAGGTCACAGACTGA
- the L3MBTL2 gene encoding lethal(3)malignant brain tumor-like protein 2 isoform X1 translates to MMSALLCWETQCLEGCSLLCLPQRGSLVSTLCHKTSSLEQMEEEGDDDEEDDDLDIFGGYDSFRGYNSSLGSDSSSCLDESSDDEMADREAGELPTSPVHQLSTGRLTEDSGSEPAVCEMCGIVGTREAFFSKTKRFCSVSCSRSYSSNSKKASILARLQGKPPTKKAKVLHKAAWSAKIGAFLHSQGTGQLADGTLTGQDALVLGFDWGKYLQEHGFKAAPVSCFKHVPLFDQWDDVVKGMKVEVLNSDAVLPSRVYWIASVIQTVGYRALLRYEGFENDASHDFWCNLGTVDIHPIGWCAINSKILVPPQTIHAKYTDWRSYLMKKLVGARTIPVDFHIKMAESMKYPFRQGMRVEVVDKNHVSRTRMAVVDTVIGGRLRLLYEDGDSDDDFWCHMWSPLIHPVGWSRRVGHSMKKTEEKRSDMANHPTFRKIYCDAIPYLFKKVRAVYAEGGWFEEGMKLEAIDPLNLGNICVATVCQVLLDGYLMISIDGATSADGSDWFCYHASSHAIFPVNFCQKNSIDLTPPKGQDAKTFDWESYLEKTKSRPVPARLFNTDCPNHGFKAGMKVEAVDLMEPRLICVATVKRVVHRLLSIHFDGWDNEYDQWVDCESPDIYPVGWCELTGYQLQPPVVPEPTTPVKAKEVPKRKKKPYGKKRKKLPAKTRSIKQTVKKPAAPKTKREVKAASKALPEPAPDEIIAVQVKEETIDPSIEEYEATELPVPISSIKQEVTD, encoded by the exons ATGATGTCTGcactgctgtgctgggagacaCAGTGCCTGGAAGGATGCAGCCTCCTCTGTCTTCCTCAACGTGGCAGC ttggtgTCTACCCTCTGCCACAAAACTTCATCTTTGGAGCAaatggaggaggaaggtgatGACGATGAGGAGGATGATGACTTGGACATCTTTGGGGGTTATGACAGCTTCCGGGGCTACAACAGCAGCTTGGGCAGTGACAGCAGCTCCTGTCTGGATGAGTCCAGTGATGATGAGATGGCAGACCGGGAAGCTGGAGAGCTTCCGACCTCTCCTGTGCACCAGCTGTCCACAGGCCGGCTCACAGAGGACAGTGGCTCTGAGCCAG CTGTATGCGAGATGTGTGGGATTGTAGGCACCAGGGAGGCTTTCTTCTCCAAGACCAAACGTTTCTGCAGCGTCTCCTGCTCCAGAAGCTACTCCTCAAACTCCAAGAAGGCCAGCATCCTGGCCAGACTGCAG GGGAAGCCACCAACAAAGAAAGCTAAAGTTCTGCACAAGGCAGCTTGGTCGGCCAAGATCGGGGCCTTCCTCCATTCACAGGGCACGGGGCAGCTGGCAGATGGGACACTGACAGGCCAGGATG CACTCGTCCTGGGCTTTGACTGGGGAAAGTATCTGCAGGAGCACGGCTTCAAGGCAGCTCCTGTCAGCTGCTTCAAACAC GTGCCACTCTTCGATCAATGGGATGATGTTGTGAAAGGTATGAAAGTGGAAGTGCTGAACAGTGATGCTGTGCTCCCCAGCCGCGTGTACTGGATTGCATCCGTCATCCAGACTGTAG GGTACAGGGCTCTTCTGCGATACGAGGGCTTTGAGAATGATGCCAGCCACGACTTCTGGTGCAATTTGGGCACAGTGGATATTCACCCCATTGGCTGGTGTGCCATCAACAGCAAAATCCTGGTACCACCACAAA CGATCCATGCCAAGTACACTGACTGGAGAAGTTACCTCATGAAAAAACTGGTGGGAGCCAGGACCATCCCAGTGGATTTCCACATCAAG ATGGCCGAGAGCATGAAGTACCCATTCCGGCAGGGCATGCGGGTGGAGGTGGTGGATAAGAACCATGTGTCCCGGACACGCATGGCAGTGGTGGACACGGTGATTGGGGGCAGACTGAGACTTCTATATGAAGATGGAGACAGCGATGATGACTTCTGGTGCCACATGTGGAGTCCCCTCATCCATCCTGTGGGCTGGTCACGGAGAGTGGGCCACAGCATGAAGAAGACAG aagaaaaacgcAGTGACATGGCAAACCACCCCACATTCCGGAAGATTTACTGTGACGCTATCCCCTATTTGTTTAAGAAG GTACGAGCTGTCTATGCTGAAGGTGGATGGTTTGAGGAAGGCATGAAACTGGAGGCCATTGACCCCCTGAATCTGGGCAACATTTGTGTGGCTACTGTTTGCCAG GTCCTCTTGGATGGGTATCTCATGATCAGCATTGATGGAGCCACATCTGCTGATGGCTCTGACTGGTTCTGCTATCATGCCTCCTCGCATGCCATCTTCCCTGTCAACTTCTGTCAGAAGAACAGTATTGATCTGACTCCTCCAAAAG GGCAAGATGCAAAGACCTTCGACTGGGAAAGTTACCTGGAAAAGACTAAATCGAGACCTGTTCCAGCACGGCTCTTCAACACA GACTGCCCAAACCATGGCTTCAAGGCAGGCATGAAGGTGGAAGCAGTGGACCTGATGGAGCCTCGTCTCATCTGTGTGGCCACAGTGAAGCGTGTAGTTCACCGTCTCCTTAGCATCCATTTTGATGGCTGGGACAACGAGTATGACCAGTGGGTGGACTGCGAGTCTCCAGACATTTATCCTGTGGGGTGGTGTGAGCTGACAGGCTACCAGCTTCAACCACCTGTTGTTCCAG AGCCCACAACTCCAGTGAAGGCCAAGGAGGTGcccaagaggaagaagaaacccTATGGAAAGAAGA gaaaaaaattacctgcCAAAACCCGCAGCATCAAGCAGACTGTCAAGAAGCCTGCCGCCCCGAAGACAAAACGAGAAGTGAAAGCTGCCAGCAAGGCTTTGCCAGAGCCAGCACCTGATGAGA TCATTGCCGTGCAGGTGAAAGAAGAAACCATTGACCCCTCAATAGAAGAGTATGAAGCCACAGAGCTTCCTGTTCCCATCAGCAGCATAAAGCAGGAGGTCACAGACTGA
- the L3MBTL2 gene encoding lethal(3)malignant brain tumor-like protein 2 isoform X4 — MMSALLCWETQCLEGCSLLCLPQRGSLVSTLCHKTSSLEQMEEEGDDDEEDDDLDIFGGYDSFRGYNSSLGSDSSSCLDESSDDEMADREAGELPTSPVHQLSTGRLTEDSGSEPAVCEMCGIVGTREAFFSKTKRFCSVSCSRSYSSNSKKASILARLQGKPPTKKAKVLHKAAWSAKIGAFLHSQGTGQLADGTLTGQDALVLGFDWGKYLQEHGFKAAPVSCFKHVPLFDQWDDVVKGMKVEVLNSDAVLPSRVYWIASVIQTVGYRALLRYEGFENDASHDFWCNLGTVDIHPIGWCAINSKILVPPQTIHAKYTDWRSYLMKKLVGARTIPVDFHIKMAESMKYPFRQGMRVEVVDKNHVSRTRMAVVDTVIGGRLRLLYEDGDSDDDFWCHMWSPLIHPVGWSRRVGHSMKKTEEKRSDMANHPTFRKIYCDAIPYLFKKVRAVYAEGGWFEEGMKLEAIDPLNLGNICVATVCQVLLDGYLMISIDGATSADGSDWFCYHASSHAIFPVNFCQKNSIDLTPPKGQDAKTFDWESYLEKTKSRPVPARLFNTDCPNHGFKAGMKVEAVDLMEPRLICVATVKRVVHRLLSIHFDGWDNEYDQWVDCESPDIYPVGWCELTGYQLQPPVVPGRRKLPP, encoded by the exons ATGATGTCTGcactgctgtgctgggagacaCAGTGCCTGGAAGGATGCAGCCTCCTCTGTCTTCCTCAACGTGGCAGC ttggtgTCTACCCTCTGCCACAAAACTTCATCTTTGGAGCAaatggaggaggaaggtgatGACGATGAGGAGGATGATGACTTGGACATCTTTGGGGGTTATGACAGCTTCCGGGGCTACAACAGCAGCTTGGGCAGTGACAGCAGCTCCTGTCTGGATGAGTCCAGTGATGATGAGATGGCAGACCGGGAAGCTGGAGAGCTTCCGACCTCTCCTGTGCACCAGCTGTCCACAGGCCGGCTCACAGAGGACAGTGGCTCTGAGCCAG CTGTATGCGAGATGTGTGGGATTGTAGGCACCAGGGAGGCTTTCTTCTCCAAGACCAAACGTTTCTGCAGCGTCTCCTGCTCCAGAAGCTACTCCTCAAACTCCAAGAAGGCCAGCATCCTGGCCAGACTGCAG GGGAAGCCACCAACAAAGAAAGCTAAAGTTCTGCACAAGGCAGCTTGGTCGGCCAAGATCGGGGCCTTCCTCCATTCACAGGGCACGGGGCAGCTGGCAGATGGGACACTGACAGGCCAGGATG CACTCGTCCTGGGCTTTGACTGGGGAAAGTATCTGCAGGAGCACGGCTTCAAGGCAGCTCCTGTCAGCTGCTTCAAACAC GTGCCACTCTTCGATCAATGGGATGATGTTGTGAAAGGTATGAAAGTGGAAGTGCTGAACAGTGATGCTGTGCTCCCCAGCCGCGTGTACTGGATTGCATCCGTCATCCAGACTGTAG GGTACAGGGCTCTTCTGCGATACGAGGGCTTTGAGAATGATGCCAGCCACGACTTCTGGTGCAATTTGGGCACAGTGGATATTCACCCCATTGGCTGGTGTGCCATCAACAGCAAAATCCTGGTACCACCACAAA CGATCCATGCCAAGTACACTGACTGGAGAAGTTACCTCATGAAAAAACTGGTGGGAGCCAGGACCATCCCAGTGGATTTCCACATCAAG ATGGCCGAGAGCATGAAGTACCCATTCCGGCAGGGCATGCGGGTGGAGGTGGTGGATAAGAACCATGTGTCCCGGACACGCATGGCAGTGGTGGACACGGTGATTGGGGGCAGACTGAGACTTCTATATGAAGATGGAGACAGCGATGATGACTTCTGGTGCCACATGTGGAGTCCCCTCATCCATCCTGTGGGCTGGTCACGGAGAGTGGGCCACAGCATGAAGAAGACAG aagaaaaacgcAGTGACATGGCAAACCACCCCACATTCCGGAAGATTTACTGTGACGCTATCCCCTATTTGTTTAAGAAG GTACGAGCTGTCTATGCTGAAGGTGGATGGTTTGAGGAAGGCATGAAACTGGAGGCCATTGACCCCCTGAATCTGGGCAACATTTGTGTGGCTACTGTTTGCCAG GTCCTCTTGGATGGGTATCTCATGATCAGCATTGATGGAGCCACATCTGCTGATGGCTCTGACTGGTTCTGCTATCATGCCTCCTCGCATGCCATCTTCCCTGTCAACTTCTGTCAGAAGAACAGTATTGATCTGACTCCTCCAAAAG GGCAAGATGCAAAGACCTTCGACTGGGAAAGTTACCTGGAAAAGACTAAATCGAGACCTGTTCCAGCACGGCTCTTCAACACA GACTGCCCAAACCATGGCTTCAAGGCAGGCATGAAGGTGGAAGCAGTGGACCTGATGGAGCCTCGTCTCATCTGTGTGGCCACAGTGAAGCGTGTAGTTCACCGTCTCCTTAGCATCCATTTTGATGGCTGGGACAACGAGTATGACCAGTGGGTGGACTGCGAGTCTCCAGACATTTATCCTGTGGGGTGGTGTGAGCTGACAGGCTACCAGCTTCAACCACCTGTTGTTCCAG GAAGGAGAAAATTGCCTCCTTGA
- the L3MBTL2 gene encoding lethal(3)malignant brain tumor-like protein 2 isoform X3, with protein MMSALLCWETQCLEGCSLLCLPQRGSLVSTLCHKTSSLEQMEEEGDDDEEDDDLDIFGGYDSFRGYNSSLGSDSSSCLDESSDDEMADREAGELPTSPVHQLSTGRLTEDSGSEPAVCEMCGIVGTREAFFSKTKRFCSVSCSRSYSSNSKKASILARLQGKPPTKKAKVLHKAAWSAKIGAFLHSQGTGQLADGTLTGQDALVLGFDWGKYLQEHGFKAAPVSCFKHVPLFDQWDDVVKGMKVEVLNSDAVLPSRVYWIASVIQTVGYRALLRYEGFENDASHDFWCNLGTVDIHPIGWCAINSKILVPPQTIHAKYTDWRSYLMKKLVGARTIPVDFHIKMAESMKYPFRQGMRVEVVDKNHVSRTRMAVVDTVIGGRLRLLYEDGDSDDDFWCHMWSPLIHPVGWSRRVGHSMKKTEEKRSDMANHPTFRKIYCDAIPYLFKKVRAVYAEGGWFEEGMKLEAIDPLNLGNICVATVCQVLLDGYLMISIDGATSADGSDWFCYHASSHAIFPVNFCQKNSIDLTPPKGQDAKTFDWESYLEKTKSRPVPARLFNTDCPNHGFKAGMKVEAVDLMEPRLICVATVKRVVHRLLSIHFDGWDNEYDQWVDCESPDIYPVGWCELTGYQLQPPVVPGKKLPAKTRSIKQTVKKPAAPKTKREVKAASKALPEPAPDEIIAVQVKEETIDPSIEEYEATELPVPISSIKQEVTD; from the exons ATGATGTCTGcactgctgtgctgggagacaCAGTGCCTGGAAGGATGCAGCCTCCTCTGTCTTCCTCAACGTGGCAGC ttggtgTCTACCCTCTGCCACAAAACTTCATCTTTGGAGCAaatggaggaggaaggtgatGACGATGAGGAGGATGATGACTTGGACATCTTTGGGGGTTATGACAGCTTCCGGGGCTACAACAGCAGCTTGGGCAGTGACAGCAGCTCCTGTCTGGATGAGTCCAGTGATGATGAGATGGCAGACCGGGAAGCTGGAGAGCTTCCGACCTCTCCTGTGCACCAGCTGTCCACAGGCCGGCTCACAGAGGACAGTGGCTCTGAGCCAG CTGTATGCGAGATGTGTGGGATTGTAGGCACCAGGGAGGCTTTCTTCTCCAAGACCAAACGTTTCTGCAGCGTCTCCTGCTCCAGAAGCTACTCCTCAAACTCCAAGAAGGCCAGCATCCTGGCCAGACTGCAG GGGAAGCCACCAACAAAGAAAGCTAAAGTTCTGCACAAGGCAGCTTGGTCGGCCAAGATCGGGGCCTTCCTCCATTCACAGGGCACGGGGCAGCTGGCAGATGGGACACTGACAGGCCAGGATG CACTCGTCCTGGGCTTTGACTGGGGAAAGTATCTGCAGGAGCACGGCTTCAAGGCAGCTCCTGTCAGCTGCTTCAAACAC GTGCCACTCTTCGATCAATGGGATGATGTTGTGAAAGGTATGAAAGTGGAAGTGCTGAACAGTGATGCTGTGCTCCCCAGCCGCGTGTACTGGATTGCATCCGTCATCCAGACTGTAG GGTACAGGGCTCTTCTGCGATACGAGGGCTTTGAGAATGATGCCAGCCACGACTTCTGGTGCAATTTGGGCACAGTGGATATTCACCCCATTGGCTGGTGTGCCATCAACAGCAAAATCCTGGTACCACCACAAA CGATCCATGCCAAGTACACTGACTGGAGAAGTTACCTCATGAAAAAACTGGTGGGAGCCAGGACCATCCCAGTGGATTTCCACATCAAG ATGGCCGAGAGCATGAAGTACCCATTCCGGCAGGGCATGCGGGTGGAGGTGGTGGATAAGAACCATGTGTCCCGGACACGCATGGCAGTGGTGGACACGGTGATTGGGGGCAGACTGAGACTTCTATATGAAGATGGAGACAGCGATGATGACTTCTGGTGCCACATGTGGAGTCCCCTCATCCATCCTGTGGGCTGGTCACGGAGAGTGGGCCACAGCATGAAGAAGACAG aagaaaaacgcAGTGACATGGCAAACCACCCCACATTCCGGAAGATTTACTGTGACGCTATCCCCTATTTGTTTAAGAAG GTACGAGCTGTCTATGCTGAAGGTGGATGGTTTGAGGAAGGCATGAAACTGGAGGCCATTGACCCCCTGAATCTGGGCAACATTTGTGTGGCTACTGTTTGCCAG GTCCTCTTGGATGGGTATCTCATGATCAGCATTGATGGAGCCACATCTGCTGATGGCTCTGACTGGTTCTGCTATCATGCCTCCTCGCATGCCATCTTCCCTGTCAACTTCTGTCAGAAGAACAGTATTGATCTGACTCCTCCAAAAG GGCAAGATGCAAAGACCTTCGACTGGGAAAGTTACCTGGAAAAGACTAAATCGAGACCTGTTCCAGCACGGCTCTTCAACACA GACTGCCCAAACCATGGCTTCAAGGCAGGCATGAAGGTGGAAGCAGTGGACCTGATGGAGCCTCGTCTCATCTGTGTGGCCACAGTGAAGCGTGTAGTTCACCGTCTCCTTAGCATCCATTTTGATGGCTGGGACAACGAGTATGACCAGTGGGTGGACTGCGAGTCTCCAGACATTTATCCTGTGGGGTGGTGTGAGCTGACAGGCTACCAGCTTCAACCACCTGTTGTTCCAG gaaaaaaattacctgcCAAAACCCGCAGCATCAAGCAGACTGTCAAGAAGCCTGCCGCCCCGAAGACAAAACGAGAAGTGAAAGCTGCCAGCAAGGCTTTGCCAGAGCCAGCACCTGATGAGA TCATTGCCGTGCAGGTGAAAGAAGAAACCATTGACCCCTCAATAGAAGAGTATGAAGCCACAGAGCTTCCTGTTCCCATCAGCAGCATAAAGCAGGAGGTCACAGACTGA
- the CHADL gene encoding LOW QUALITY PROTEIN: chondroadherin-like protein (The sequence of the model RefSeq protein was modified relative to this genomic sequence to represent the inferred CDS: deleted 1 base in 1 codon), whose protein sequence is MLFGNGGGLTPLPFLPRPHRCLSPAAGASAMGLPWGLLLLAVALGRMAAARCPTPCVCDNLRAQVLCLHRNLTAIPEAIPQLTKNLDLRGNSFMVIPMGAFLATPYLTHLDLQHCKVERLEEGAFRGLGRLVYLNLASNGITLLYQESLDGLSSLQQLILKGNRIEEIQPGAFGHLGSLTVLDLRANALVYLPDMVFQGLQVLRWLRLSHNALHVLSSEAFAALPALRRLSLDHNELQALPSEALARLDGATQLDLGHNPITYIGEEALAMASLKHLFLDHAALQDVAPDAFTRSPQLRTLDLRENQLQGLPPLAGAGRLERVSLAGNPLLCSCLLRPFHRWLARVRVQAEGACAAPLALRGRPLDSLRPPEMRCGRPQPPPSPTTPSEQLRVASSGQCPLGCSCSPDFHHGSCENRDLREIPQGFPRDTRLLDLRQNAFGTVPPGAFPGLKEVVSLHLQSCGIRTLQPGALQGLESLVYLYLTDNHLSTLAATAFKGAPQLAYLDLDRNAFTRLPSHAFQLLPNLISLHLQHNAIRELVDGDLARARGLHWLYLAGNTIQHIAPTALAPARMLEKLHLEGNHLAEVPTAALQGLPALSELKLSRNPIKRLGDGAFLPVASSLQHLYLDNMGLEWISPGAFAGLGPKIRSLYLESNKMSTIPDMSNFTGLEILNLRDVPFHCDCQLLPLCRWIDKLNLHVGATCGSPAEAQGLKVKLSTTFLTCPGWARGEAGGARPDKTRAAGKPSKKKRPGKSPAKGFRRSRA, encoded by the exons ATGCTGTTTGGGAACGGAGGGGGCCTGACCCCTCtgccattcctccccaggcctcACCGCTGCCTCTCCCCAGCCGCAGGTGCC TCAGCcatggggctgccctggggtcTCCTCCTGCTCGCGGTGGCCCTGGGGAGGATGGCTGCCGCCcgctgccccacaccctgcGTCTGTGACAACCTCCGCGCTCAAGTCctctgcctccacaggaacCTGACAGCCATCCCCGAAGCCATCCCGCAG CTCACCAAAAACCTGGACCTTCGGGGCAATAGCTTCATGGTCATCCCGATGGGAGCCTTCCTCGCCACCCCATACCTAACGCACTTGGACCTGCAGCACTGCAAGGTGGAACGGCTGGAGGAAGGGGCTTTccgggggctggggaggctggTCTACCTCAACCTGGCCTCCAACGGCATAACCCTCCTCTACCAGGAGTCCCTGGATGGGCTGTCCTCACTCCAGCAGCTCATCCTGAAGGGGAACCGCATAGAGGAGATCCAGCCGGGTGCTTTTGGCCATCTCGGGTCCCTCACTGTTCTCGACCTGAGGGCGAACGCCTTGGTCTACCTCCCAGACATGGTCTTCCAGGGTCTGCAGGTCCTCAGGTGGCTCCGTCTGTCCCACAATGCCCTCCACGTGCTGAGCAGCGAGGCCTTcgccgccctgcccgccctgcgCAGGCTGAGCCTGGACCACAACGAGCTGCAGGCGCTGCCCAGCGAGGccctggccaggctggatggggcaaCTCAGCTGGACCTGGGCCACAACCCCATCACCTACATAGGCGAGGAGGCCCTGGCCATGGCCTCACTGAAGCACCTCTTCCTGGACCATGCCGCCCTCCAGGATGTGGCACCCGACGCCTtcacccgcagcccccagctgcGCACGCTGGACCTCCGTGAAAACCAGCTGCAAGGGCTGCCACCCCTGGCCGGGGCCgggaggctggagagggtcaGCCTGGCCGGGaaccccctgctctgctcctgcctcctgcGCCCCTTCCACCGCTGGCTGGCAAGGGTGCGAGTGCAGGCAGAGGGGGCCTGTGCCGCTCCCCTCGCCCTCCGTGGCCGCCCCCTCGACTCTCTCAGGCCCCCCGAGATGAGATGCGGCCGCCCCCagccaccccccagccccaccacacCGTCGGAGCAGTTGAGGGTGGCCAGCAGTGGGCAGTGCCCCCTGgggtgctcctgctcccccGATTTCCACCATGGGTCCTGTGAGAACAGGGACCTGCGGGAGATTCCTCAGGGCTTCCCCCGGGACACTCGCCTCCTCGACCTGCGCCAAAATGCCTTTGGGACGGTGCCGCCAGGCGCCTTCCCTGGCCTGAAAGAGGTGGTGTccctccacctgcagagctgcgGCATCAGGACACTGCAACCTGGGGCACTGCAGGGGCTGGAGAGCCTGGTCTACCTCTACCTCACCGACAACCACCTCTCCACCTTGGCAGCCACTGCCTTCAAGGGTGCCCCACAGCTGGCCTACCTCGACCTGGACCGCAACGCCTTCACCCGCCTGCCCTCGCACGccttccagctcctgcccaACCTCATCTCCCTCCACCTGCAGCACAATGCCATCAGGGAGCTGGTGGACGGTGACCTGGCCAGGGCAAGGGGGCTGCACTGGCTCTACCTCGCCGGGAACACCATCCAGCACATCGCCCCCACTGCCCTGGCTCCTGCCAGgatgctggagaagctgcaCCTGGAGGGAAACCACCTGGCAGAGGTGCCCACAGCTGCGCTGCAGGGCTTGCCCGCACTGAGCGAGCTGAAGCTGTCCCGCAACCCCATCAAGCGCCTGGGGGATGGTGCCTTCCTGCCCGTGGCCTCCAGCCTGCAGCACCTCTACCTGGACAACATGGGCCTGGAGTGG ATTTCCCCCGGTGCCTTCGCTGGCCTCGGCCCCAAGATCAGAAGCCTTTACCTGGAGAGCAACAAAATGAGCACCATCCCTGACATGAGCAACTTCACAGGGTTGGAAATCCTCAACCTGAGGGATGTGCCTTTCCACTGTGACTGCCAGCTCCTTCCCCTGTGCAG GTGGATCGACAAACTCAACCTCCACGTAGGGGCCACCTGCGGGTCTCCTGCAGAAGCCCAGGGGCTGAAGGTGAAGCTTTCCACCACTTTCCtcacctgccctggctgggcCCGAGGCGAGGCTGGGGGAGCCAGGCCTGACAAGACCAGGGCTGCAGGCAAGCCCAGCAAGAAAAAGAGACCGGGAAAATCACCAGCCAAGGGCTTCAGGAGGAGCAGAGCTTAG